The Candidatus Paceibacter sp. genomic sequence TTATTTTTTCGGCTCAAGAGCTAAAGGAGAAAGCGGGCCGCTTAGCGACTACGATTTTGGAATTTACACGGGCGAAAGAAAAACCGATAAAATTTTTGCCTTGAAATTTTCCATCCAGGATAAAATTTCTCGCGCGCTTGGCACGGACAAGGTTGACGTGGTAATGATGGACGTCGCCCAAAGTCCGGAATTGAAATACGGGATTATTAAAGACGGGGAGTTGATTTACGAGAAAGAACCATACCGCGTCTTAATTGAGCCTAGAATTTTAAATGAGTATTTTGA encodes the following:
- a CDS encoding nucleotidyltransferase domain-containing protein, whose translation is MKSAEIKQLIPIFEIYPEIKLVYFFGSRAKGESGPLSDYDFGIYTGERKTDKIFALKFSIQDKISRALGTDKVDVVMMDVAQSPELKYGIIKDGELIYEKEPYRVLIEPRILNEYF